TCGACCGGACCGGGTCGAGCGGTCGGGGAAGCAGTTCGAGCACCCGGTCCATCCGGGCGACCAGGGCGCGGCTCACGCCGGCACCTCCAGCGCGTAGCCGATGCCGTGCACGGTGCGGATCAGGTCGGCACCGAGCTTGCGGCGCAACGCCTTAACGTGGCTGTCGACGGTGCGGGTGCCGGAGCCGTCGGCCCAGCCCCAGACGTCGGCGAGCAGCACCTCCCGGGGAAGCACGGTCCGGGGTCGCCCGGCCAGGTGCACCAGCAGGTCGAACTCGGTCGGTGTGAGGTGGACCTCCGCGCCGGCCTTGCGGACCCGGCGCTCGGCCTGGTTGATCTCGATGTCACCCAGTCGCAGGGTGGGCGCCGGCGCGGCGGTCGCCCGGTCCACGCGGCGCAGCAGGACGTGCACCCGGGCGGCGAGCTCCCGCATGGAGAACGGCTTGGTGAGGTAGTCGTCCGCCCCGACCGCGAGGCCCACCAGCAGGTCCGTCTCGTCGTCCCGCGCGGTGAGCATCAACACCGGGACCGGCCGGTCGGCCTGGATCCGCCGGCACACCTCCAGGCCGTCGAACCCCGGCAGCATGACGTCGAGGACGACCAGGTCGGGCTGCCCGGTCCGGAAACGCTCGACGGCGCCCGGGCCGTCTCCGGCGATGTCGACCGCGAAGCCCTCGGCGCGCAGCCGCGCGGCCACCGACTCCGCGATCGTCCGCTCGTCCTCCACCACCAGCACCCGGCGCTCCCTCATGGGGCCTGACTGTAGGGAGGCGGCGTGGAGATCGGTGGCTCACATTGTGAACGAACTGTGGAGAAGCGTGCCCGCGCGGGGTGACATCAGGACAGGCCGACGCGCTCCGGACGGGCGGAGGCAGAGCCCAGCCAGGTGTGCGGGTTGCCGTACCAGCACCAGCCGAGCTTCGGCGCGCCCTGGCTGATCCAGATCGCCGGCACCCGCTTGTCGCCGCAGCGCGACCCGACCAGCGAGAAGCACTTGTTCTTCGCCAGCGCGGACGGGTGCAGCGTGACGAACGCGATCCCCTCGTCGATGGTGAGCGGCAACCGGTCCTTGCCGGTGATGACCTCCATCGCGGCGGCGGGGGCCAGGTTCACCAGATCCGCACCCCGGTCGACGTCGAAGAGCAGGTAAGCCGGGCTCTCCGGCACCTCCAGCTCCTTGATCGGGTCGAAGCGGGCCAGGTCGCCCTCGGCGTAGTTGCGGTCGAGGACGCCGGGCTTCCGCTTGCCGTCGAGCGTGGTGAGCCCCAGCCGCTCCGCCACCGGGATCAGCTCGCGCGTGGTGACCAGCAGGAACGGCACCCGACCCTCGGTGGGCGCCGGCAGGCCGGCCGTGCCCTGCCGGGCAGCCGCCCGCAACGGGGCGACCAGCGCGCGGAAGTCGTCGTCGGTCCTGCCGGCGAGCCCCGGGTAGCCCAGCTCCACCAGTCGGTCCACCTGGCGGTCGAACTCGCTGTCGGCGTCGTACATGGTGGCCTCCCCTTCGTCGTACGCTCTACCGTACAGCGTACGATGGAACGCCGCCGTCGACCACGACGACGCGACCCGGTCGTATTCGGGGACGCTGCCCGAGAGGCGGGTGCCGTCAGCGGCTCCAGTCCTGCTTCGCCGCGCGGACCAGCTTGTCCTTCAGCTCCCGGGTGTGCCGCCGGCTCACCGGCAGCTCGGTGCCGTCGATCACCACCACGTAGCCGGAGTTGACCAGCCGCAGCTCCGCGATGAGCTTCAACTGCACCAGGTACGACCGGTGGACGCGGACGAACCCGGCGTCCGCCCAGCGTTCGGCCAACGTCGCCAGCGACACCCGGACCAGGTGCGAGCCGTCCGCCGTGTGCAGCCGGGCGTAGTCGCCCTGCGCCTCCACCCATCGCACGGCCGAACGGGGCAGCATCCGGGTGGTGCCGGCCAGCTCGATCGGAATGGTCGGGTCCTCCTCGGCACGGGCCAGCGCCGCCGGGTGCGACGGCACCACCCGGGAGCCGATCACCCGGCGCAGCGACTCCGCCAAGCGCTCCGCGCGTACCGGCTTGCGGACGTAGTCGGTGGCCCCCAGGTCGAACGCGTCGACCGCGCCGTCGTCGTACGCGGTCACGAACACGATCGCCGGCGGACGCGCGAACCGGCGCAGCACCCGCGCCAACTCCATCCCGTCCAGCCCCGGCATCCGGATGTCGAGGAAGACGACGTCCACGTCGCCGTCGCGGAGCAACCGAAGCGCCTCGGTCGCGTCACCGGCCGTGTGCAGCCGCGCCACCCGAGGATCGGCCCGCAGGTGGTAGGCCAACTCGTCGAGCGCGGGCGGCTCGTCGTCGACCGCCAGCACCCGCAGGAAACCCGACGCCCCCGGCTCGCTCCTCGCGCTCACGGCGTCACCTTTGTTCGCGACTGCGGGGCTCGCAACCCCGGCTCACTCCTCGCGCTCACGGCGTCACCTTTGTTCGCGACTGCGGGGCTCGCAACCCCGGCTCACTCCTCGCGCTCACGGCGTCACCTTTGTTCGCGACTGCGGGGCTCGCAACCCCGGCTCGCTCCTCGCGCTCACGAGCCCGCCCGTACGCCCGGGTGGAACTTCGGCACCCGCATGCTCACCTTCGTGCCCGAGCCGAGGCCCGTCTCGACGACCAGACCGAACCGGTCCCCGAAGACCGACCGGAGCCGCTCGTCGACGTTGGAGAGCCCGACGTGCTGCCCGGAGTCGTCCCCCGGATCGCCCGTGCTGCGGGCCAACTCGGCGATGCCGGCGGTCAGCGTGGCCGGATCCATCCCCACCCCGTCGTCCTCCACCGTGATGTGGCACTCGGCGCCCGCGTCACGGGCCTCGATGCTCACCATGCCCGTGCCGGGCTTGCGGGACAACCCGTGCCGGACGGCGTTCTCCACGAGCGGTTGCAGGCAGAGGAACGGCAGGGTCACCGGCAGCACCTCGGGGGCGATCTGGAGGCGCACCTGGAGCCGATCGCCGAAGCGGGCCCGTTCGATGGTGAGGTAGCGGTCGATCGAGCGCAGCTCCTCGGCCAGCGTGGTGAACTCGCCGTGCGCCCGGAACGAGTAGCGGGTGAACTCGGCGAACTCCAGGATCAGCTCGCGGGCCCGCTCCGGGTCGGTGCGGACGAACGAGCCGATCGCGGTCAGCGCGTTGTAGATGAAGTGCGGGCTGATCTGGGCGCGCAGCGCCCGGATCTCGGCGCGGGCCAGCCGCTCGCGGGACGAGTCCAGCTCGGCCAGGGCGAGCTGGTTGCCCGCCCAGTGCGCGGTCTCCAGGGTCGCCTGCACCAGCCCGGGGGCCGGTGGCCCGTCGGCGACGGCGACCAGCGCGCCGACCACGCGCCCGTCCGCGCCGGTGAGCGGGGCGACCACCGCGCCCCGGACCGGGCAGTCGACCCGGTCGCACTGCAGCTCCGCGTCACCGAGCACGGTCGAA
This genomic stretch from Micromonospora krabiensis harbors:
- a CDS encoding DUF5701 family protein — translated: MYDADSEFDRQVDRLVELGYPGLAGRTDDDFRALVAPLRAAARQGTAGLPAPTEGRVPFLLVTTRELIPVAERLGLTTLDGKRKPGVLDRNYAEGDLARFDPIKELEVPESPAYLLFDVDRGADLVNLAPAAAMEVITGKDRLPLTIDEGIAFVTLHPSALAKNKCFSLVGSRCGDKRVPAIWISQGAPKLGWCWYGNPHTWLGSASARPERVGLS
- a CDS encoding LytR/AlgR family response regulator transcription factor — translated: MSARSEPGASGFLRVLAVDDEPPALDELAYHLRADPRVARLHTAGDATEALRLLRDGDVDVVFLDIRMPGLDGMELARVLRRFARPPAIVFVTAYDDGAVDAFDLGATDYVRKPVRAERLAESLRRVIGSRVVPSHPAALARAEEDPTIPIELAGTTRMLPRSAVRWVEAQGDYARLHTADGSHLVRVSLATLAERWADAGFVRVHRSYLVQLKLIAELRLVNSGYVVVIDGTELPVSRRHTRELKDKLVRAAKQDWSR
- a CDS encoding sensor histidine kinase — its product is MGGNLSAVFAVLSLVSALAAALYAVVRLRARRGIATATQRATYEVLHTAGLAADPLRAGLTPAGAAKAVRHLRALVGAVGLALTDRAELLALDGRGTHHGEQLLAAARRAAATERSTVLGDAELQCDRVDCPVRGAVVAPLTGADGRVVGALVAVADGPPAPGLVQATLETAHWAGNQLALAELDSSRERLARAEIRALRAQISPHFIYNALTAIGSFVRTDPERARELILEFAEFTRYSFRAHGEFTTLAEELRSIDRYLTIERARFGDRLQVRLQIAPEVLPVTLPFLCLQPLVENAVRHGLSRKPGTGMVSIEARDAGAECHITVEDDGVGMDPATLTAGIAELARSTGDPGDDSGQHVGLSNVDERLRSVFGDRFGLVVETGLGSGTKVSMRVPKFHPGVRAGS
- a CDS encoding response regulator transcription factor, which encodes MRERRVLVVEDERTIAESVAARLRAEGFAVDIAGDGPGAVERFRTGQPDLVVLDVMLPGFDGLEVCRRIQADRPVPVLMLTARDDETDLLVGLAVGADDYLTKPFSMRELAARVHVLLRRVDRATAAPAPTLRLGDIEINQAERRVRKAGAEVHLTPTEFDLLVHLAGRPRTVLPREVLLADVWGWADGSGTRTVDSHVKALRRKLGADLIRTVHGIGYALEVPA